A window from Triplophysa dalaica isolate WHDGS20190420 chromosome 3, ASM1584641v1, whole genome shotgun sequence encodes these proteins:
- the tmub1 gene encoding transmembrane and ubiquitin-like domain-containing protein 1, producing MALIEGVGDEVTLLFGVVFLVLILVLAWASTHTVEPPEHLLSPSPGTAPSTETDTQEPLPPGNTDTTAGHVRENDKNEPGTEAGAQGQSPDVSTAGGGEEGLLEEAEIGRDGLRHREAAGPSFLTPGGTPNATQPSAEEAPNDTQRNMVLRLKFLNDTERAAQVNPQDTIGYIKRTYFAGQEHQVRLIYQGQLLQDDTQTLVSLNLADNSVLHCHISQHATRAIPAGARAADQVHVALNVGSLMVPLFVFMLSVLWYFQIQYRQFFTAPATASLVGITIFFSFVAFGVYRR from the exons ATGGCTCTAATAGAGGGGGTGGGTGATGAGGTCACCCTGCTCTTTGGAGTGGTTTTCCTGGTGCTCATCCTGGTTCTGGCCTGGGCCTCCACTCACACTGTCGAACCCCCTGAACACCTGCTCTCACCTAGCCCAGGGACCGCCCCCTCCACAGAGACTGACACCCAGGAGCCACTCCCCCCAGGTAACACGGACACGACGGCCGGCCATGTCAGGGAAAACGATAAGAATGAGCCTGGAACTGAAGCAGGAGCGCAGGGGCAGAGCCCAGATGTCAGTACGGCAGGAGGAGGTGAGGAGGGGCTTCTGGAGGAAGCGGAGATTGGGAGGGATGGTTTGAGACATCGAGAGGCAGCGGGTCCCTCTTTTTTGACCCCGGGCGGTACCCCAAATGCCACGCAGCCTTCGGCGGAAGAGGCACCGAACGACACCCAAAGAAACATGGTGCTCAGGCTGAAGTTCTTGAATGATACGGAGAGGGCGGCGCAAGTGAATCCTCAAGACACAATTGGTTACATTAAAAG GACTTATTTTGCTGGACAGGAGCACCAGGTACGTCTGATTTACCAGGGCCAGCTCCTTCAGGACGATACACAGACGTTGGTGTCTCTCAACCTGGCTGACAACAGTGTTCTGCACTGCCACATCTCGCAGCATGCCACACGAGCGATCCCCGCAGGGGCACGTGCCGCTGATCAGGTGCATGTGGCACTTAACGTTGGCAGCCTCATGGTgcctctgtttgtttttatgctctCTGTGCTCTGGTATTTTCAAATTCAGTACCGGCAGTTCTTCACCGCACCTGCCACGGCCTCGCTCGTGGGCATTACCatcttttttagttttgttgcATTTGGGGTGTACCGCCGTTGA